Proteins from a genomic interval of Synechococcus sp. A15-28:
- a CDS encoding urease accessory protein UreD has protein sequence MQSLEPWHGRCRLQFQTTNGSTKHQGGCTAPFKLLRADVGDHGRCELPLLHTAGGLVGGDELSIELDLGPDSRSLITSVAAQKVYGSVGRSRLHPDGAWTQQSVTCRLEDTSDLEWLPQELVLYADALFQQTLTVSLPNNASFLSAEIVRLGRTAAGEQLSRGRWRSCLEIQREGAHQPRWELVDRLELSDTSLNDPHGLGGAPVFGSLVWAAPMPLTGEQITLLLAGARSDRDGLEGTMRCSSLDQGLIARYAGPSSRDARFWFSRIWARTRALRGLSTPRIPRVWPLQEQPLMGQPFTANASPTAATTH, from the coding sequence ATGCAATCCCTTGAGCCCTGGCACGGCCGCTGCCGGCTGCAGTTCCAAACCACCAACGGCAGCACCAAACACCAGGGGGGATGCACAGCTCCGTTCAAGCTGCTGCGGGCAGACGTGGGGGATCACGGCCGCTGTGAGCTGCCCCTTCTCCACACCGCCGGCGGCCTGGTGGGAGGCGATGAGCTCAGCATTGAGCTTGACCTCGGCCCTGACAGTCGCAGCCTGATCACCAGCGTGGCGGCCCAGAAGGTCTACGGCTCCGTGGGCCGCAGCCGTCTCCATCCCGACGGAGCCTGGACCCAGCAGTCCGTGACCTGCAGGTTGGAAGACACCAGTGATCTGGAGTGGCTGCCCCAAGAACTGGTGCTCTACGCGGACGCGTTGTTCCAGCAGACCCTAACGGTGAGCCTGCCGAACAACGCCTCATTTCTCAGCGCCGAGATCGTGCGGCTGGGGCGCACCGCCGCAGGGGAGCAGCTAAGTCGCGGGCGCTGGCGCTCCTGCCTTGAGATTCAGCGCGAAGGGGCGCACCAGCCCCGATGGGAGCTGGTGGACCGGCTGGAACTGAGCGACACCAGCCTCAACGACCCCCACGGACTTGGTGGTGCTCCCGTGTTCGGCTCACTGGTTTGGGCAGCACCAATGCCCTTGACCGGTGAGCAGATCACCCTGCTGCTGGCGGGAGCCCGCAGCGACCGTGACGGCCTTGAGGGAACCATGCGCTGCAGCAGCCTTGATCAAGGGCTGATCGCCCGCTACGCCGGCCCCTCCAGCCGCGATGCCCGCTTCTGGTTCAGCCGAATCTGGGCACGAACCCGCGCCTTACGGGGACTCTCCACGCCGCGCATTCCTCGGGTCTGGCCCCTGCAGGAACAGCCGTTGATGGGACAACCGTTCACGGCGAACGCTTCACCGACCGCTGCAACGACACACTGA
- a CDS encoding urease subunit gamma translates to MHLSPQEKDKLLIVTAALLAERRLNRGLKLNHPEAVAWLSFLVLEGARDGKSVAELMQEGTTWLRQDQVMEGVPELVHEVQIEAVFPDGTKLVTLHDPIR, encoded by the coding sequence ATGCATCTCAGTCCCCAGGAAAAGGACAAGCTCCTGATCGTGACCGCGGCGCTGCTGGCCGAGAGGCGCTTGAACCGTGGCCTGAAGCTCAACCACCCCGAAGCAGTGGCCTGGCTCAGTTTTCTGGTGCTTGAAGGCGCCCGTGACGGCAAGAGCGTGGCGGAGCTGATGCAGGAAGGCACCACCTGGCTGCGTCAGGACCAGGTGATGGAGGGCGTACCCGAGCTCGTCCATGAGGTGCAGATCGAGGCCGTCTTCCCCGATGGCACCAAGCTCGTCACCCTGCATGACCCGATTCGCTGA
- a CDS encoding urease subunit beta, with amino-acid sequence MAPLIPGELLPEPGELELNAGRPVTTVSVSNSGDRPVQVGSHFHFAEANAALQFDRAAARGQRLDIPAGTAIRFEPGDSRDVNLIPFAGARRVIGFNGQINGPLDA; translated from the coding sequence ATGGCACCTCTCATTCCAGGCGAACTGCTTCCCGAACCGGGTGAACTCGAACTGAATGCAGGCCGACCCGTCACCACGGTGAGCGTCTCCAACAGTGGGGATCGCCCTGTGCAAGTGGGCTCCCATTTCCATTTCGCCGAAGCCAACGCCGCCCTGCAGTTCGACCGGGCCGCAGCCCGCGGTCAACGGCTCGACATCCCCGCCGGCACGGCCATCCGCTTTGAACCCGGCGACAGCCGCGACGTGAACCTGATTCCCTTCGCCGGTGCGCGACGCGTCATCGGCTTCAACGGCCAGATCAACGGACCCCTCGACGCCTGA
- the ureC gene encoding urease subunit alpha, which yields MPYRISRQAYAETYGPTTGDRVRLADTELILEVEKDFTVYGDEVKFGGGKVIRDGMGQSQTPRAEGAVDTVITNALILDWWGIVKADVGLKDGRIVGIGKAGNPDTQEGVTIVVGPGTEAIAGEGHILTAGGIDTHIHFICPQQIETALASGVTTLMGGGTGPATGTNATTCTPGAFHIGRMLQAAEGLPVNLGFFGKGNASTPEALEEQVRAGACGLKLHEDWGTTPATIDACLSVADRMDVQVCIHTDTLNEAGFVEDTIAAIKGRTIHTFHTEGAGGGHAPDIIKICGKANVLPSSTNPTRPYTRNTLEEHLDMLMVCHHLDPKIPEDVAFAESRIRRETIAAEDILHDLGAFSIIASDSQAMGRVGEVITRTFQTAHKMKVQRGALPEDSNRNDNYRLKRYIAKVTINPALAHGISSEVGSIETGKLADLVLWKPGFFGIRPELVVKGGSIVWAQMGDANASIPTPGPVHGRPMFGAFGKALAPSCLTFVSAAAMDADIQRQLGLERTCMAVKETRSVGKSALKLNAALPKVSVDPQTYEVFADGELLTCEPAEVLPLAQRYLLL from the coding sequence ATGCCCTACCGCATCTCCCGCCAGGCCTACGCCGAGACCTACGGACCCACCACCGGCGACCGGGTTCGCCTGGCCGACACCGAGCTGATCCTCGAAGTCGAGAAGGATTTCACCGTGTACGGCGACGAGGTGAAGTTCGGCGGCGGCAAGGTGATTCGCGATGGCATGGGCCAGTCCCAGACCCCTCGAGCCGAGGGCGCCGTCGACACGGTGATCACCAATGCTCTGATCCTGGATTGGTGGGGCATCGTCAAAGCCGATGTCGGACTGAAAGACGGCCGGATCGTGGGCATCGGCAAAGCCGGCAACCCCGACACCCAGGAAGGGGTGACCATCGTGGTGGGCCCCGGCACCGAGGCGATCGCTGGGGAAGGTCACATCCTCACGGCCGGTGGCATCGACACCCACATCCACTTCATCTGCCCCCAGCAGATCGAAACAGCTCTGGCCAGTGGCGTCACCACCCTGATGGGAGGCGGCACTGGACCAGCCACCGGCACCAACGCCACCACCTGCACCCCCGGCGCCTTCCACATCGGGCGAATGCTCCAGGCAGCGGAAGGCCTGCCGGTGAATCTGGGCTTCTTCGGCAAGGGCAACGCCAGCACCCCTGAAGCCCTGGAAGAACAGGTGCGCGCCGGCGCCTGCGGCTTGAAGCTGCATGAAGACTGGGGCACCACACCGGCAACGATCGATGCCTGCCTGTCGGTGGCCGACCGGATGGATGTGCAGGTGTGCATCCACACCGACACCTTGAATGAAGCCGGCTTCGTGGAAGACACGATCGCCGCCATCAAGGGACGCACCATTCACACCTTCCACACCGAAGGTGCCGGCGGCGGCCATGCACCGGACATCATCAAGATCTGCGGCAAAGCGAATGTGCTGCCAAGCAGCACCAACCCCACCCGGCCCTACACCCGCAACACGCTTGAGGAGCACCTCGACATGCTGATGGTGTGCCACCACCTCGATCCGAAGATCCCGGAAGACGTGGCTTTTGCCGAATCGCGGATTCGCCGCGAAACGATCGCCGCCGAAGACATCCTTCACGACCTGGGCGCCTTCTCGATCATCGCCAGCGACTCCCAGGCCATGGGGCGCGTGGGCGAAGTGATCACCCGCACCTTCCAGACCGCCCACAAGATGAAGGTGCAGCGCGGTGCACTGCCGGAAGACTCCAACCGCAATGACAACTATCGGCTGAAGCGCTACATCGCCAAGGTGACAATCAACCCCGCTCTTGCCCATGGCATCAGCAGCGAGGTGGGCTCGATCGAAACCGGCAAGCTCGCCGATCTCGTGCTGTGGAAGCCGGGCTTCTTCGGCATTCGCCCGGAACTGGTGGTGAAGGGCGGTTCGATCGTCTGGGCCCAGATGGGCGACGCCAACGCCTCGATTCCCACCCCCGGCCCGGTGCACGGCCGGCCGATGTTCGGCGCCTTCGGCAAAGCCCTTGCCCCCAGTTGTCTTACCTTCGTGAGCGCAGCGGCGATGGATGCCGACATCCAACGTCAGCTGGGACTGGAGCGCACCTGCATGGCGGTGAAGGAGACCCGCAGCGTCGGCAAGAGCGCCCTCAAGCTGAATGCAGCGCTGCCCAAGGTGAGCGTGGATCCGCAGACCTATGAGGTGTTCGCCGACGGTGAGCTGCTCACCTGTGAGCCCGCCGAGGTGCTGCCCCTCGCCCAGCGCTACCTGCTGCTTTGA
- a CDS encoding DUF4278 domain-containing protein, protein MTTLLYRGQAYQQVKEPAQQQGVQLTYRRNVYQSRQADVRQARVQLTYRGVSYLR, encoded by the coding sequence ATGACGACTCTTCTCTACAGAGGTCAGGCCTACCAGCAGGTCAAGGAGCCTGCACAACAGCAGGGCGTGCAACTCACCTACCGCCGCAACGTTTATCAGTCCCGCCAGGCTGATGTGCGTCAGGCCCGTGTTCAACTCACTTACCGCGGCGTCAGCTACCTGCGCTGA
- a CDS encoding DUF1028 domain-containing protein, whose amino-acid sequence MTFSILARDPNNGRFGVAVATCHLAVGSTVPHIRSGVGAVATQAHTNPYLGICGLERLEHHADAQDVLNSLLLDDPQRDWRQFHLIDLDGRTACWTGVECGGWAGHRHHPNLSVAGNCLAGEVVLEAMEQTFLTSDPNWKLGRRLMTALQAGEQAGGDQRASSCTSAALQVSGEAAFPLLDLRVDFRPGAVEELMELYERSQDLWAQQWRDELLELPVLNRLVA is encoded by the coding sequence TTGACCTTCTCAATCCTGGCGCGTGATCCCAACAACGGTCGTTTCGGCGTTGCCGTGGCGACCTGTCACCTGGCTGTGGGCTCCACTGTTCCCCACATCCGATCTGGAGTAGGTGCCGTTGCAACCCAAGCCCACACCAATCCTTATCTGGGAATTTGCGGCCTGGAGCGTCTTGAACATCATGCGGATGCGCAGGATGTGCTGAACAGCCTTCTGCTGGATGACCCCCAACGGGATTGGCGCCAGTTCCATCTGATCGATCTTGATGGCCGGACTGCTTGCTGGACTGGAGTTGAGTGCGGCGGATGGGCGGGTCATCGGCACCATCCCAACCTTTCGGTTGCGGGAAATTGCCTGGCTGGCGAAGTGGTGCTGGAGGCGATGGAACAGACGTTTCTCACCAGTGATCCCAACTGGAAACTGGGCCGTCGTTTGATGACGGCCCTGCAGGCAGGAGAGCAGGCTGGTGGCGACCAACGCGCATCAAGCTGCACATCCGCCGCTCTGCAGGTGAGCGGCGAAGCGGCATTTCCGTTGCTGGATCTGCGGGTTGATTTCCGCCCAGGTGCGGTCGAAGAGCTGATGGAGCTCTACGAACGCAGTCAGGATCTGTGGGCTCAGCAGTGGCGTGATGAACTGCTGGAATTGCCCGTGCTTAACCGACTTGTGGCCTGA
- a CDS encoding Zn-dependent hydrolase: MMHSLAEMAAIGLQPDGSVCRRGFSTEDVAGRSLLARWMNEAGLQVRIDTAGNLIGRLQGLDPDRPALMTGSHLDTVPTGGRFDGVLGVLAGLEVCRSLQDNSIRLQHDLELIAFADEESTMVGCKGMAGTASCDPKAYATSNREPIEDNLARIGGHWPSLVSARRADDACAAFLELHVEQGGVLEQRGDAIGVVEGVVGQRRFSIQVDGQPNHAGTTPMKLRQDALVAASRIVLAVETMARQHPGDPVATVGRLEVWPNAANVVPGSVALTVDLRDVNSVVLDQLVAELMQQVERIGAETGCPIQLEPQFEVEPTAAADGVMAAIVSAAEDLGLSHSHLPSRASHDAQEIGRRWPMGMIFVPSRGGLSHSSKEFTSDEHCWAGAAVLLGTLQRLDRELS, from the coding sequence CTGATGCACTCCTTGGCTGAAATGGCTGCCATTGGGCTGCAGCCCGATGGCAGCGTCTGTCGACGGGGTTTCTCGACTGAGGACGTTGCGGGACGTTCCTTGCTGGCCCGATGGATGAACGAGGCTGGCCTTCAGGTTCGGATCGATACGGCGGGCAACCTGATCGGTCGGCTTCAGGGGTTGGATCCGGATCGCCCAGCACTGATGACCGGTTCCCACCTCGACACCGTTCCCACCGGTGGTCGTTTTGACGGTGTGTTGGGGGTTTTGGCAGGTCTTGAAGTTTGTCGCTCCCTGCAGGACAACAGCATTCGTCTTCAGCACGATCTCGAGTTGATCGCCTTCGCCGATGAGGAATCGACGATGGTCGGGTGCAAGGGCATGGCCGGTACGGCTTCCTGTGACCCCAAGGCCTATGCCACCAGCAATCGGGAACCGATCGAGGACAATCTCGCTCGTATCGGTGGTCACTGGCCATCGCTGGTCTCAGCACGTCGGGCGGACGACGCCTGTGCTGCTTTTCTCGAGCTCCATGTGGAACAGGGAGGCGTGCTCGAGCAACGCGGTGACGCCATCGGTGTGGTGGAGGGCGTTGTGGGACAACGCCGTTTCAGCATCCAGGTGGATGGTCAGCCGAACCACGCCGGCACCACGCCGATGAAGCTGCGGCAAGACGCTTTGGTGGCGGCGTCCCGGATCGTGCTGGCGGTGGAGACGATGGCCAGACAGCACCCAGGTGATCCCGTTGCCACAGTCGGACGACTCGAGGTCTGGCCCAACGCCGCCAATGTGGTGCCTGGCTCAGTGGCGCTGACCGTTGACCTCCGGGATGTGAATTCAGTTGTGCTCGATCAGTTGGTGGCTGAGTTGATGCAGCAGGTGGAGCGGATCGGTGCCGAAACCGGATGCCCGATCCAGTTGGAACCTCAATTTGAGGTGGAACCCACAGCTGCAGCGGATGGAGTGATGGCAGCGATCGTTTCTGCTGCAGAGGATCTGGGGTTGTCGCATAGCCACCTTCCCAGCCGTGCCAGTCACGATGCGCAGGAGATCGGACGTCGCTGGCCGATGGGAATGATTTTCGTCCCCAGCCGTGGTGGGCTTAGCCACTCATCCAAGGAATTCACCAGTGACGAGCACTGCTGGGCTGGGGCTGCCGTCTTGCTGGGGACTCTGCAGCGTTTGGATCGCGAGCTGTCTTGA